The Juglans microcarpa x Juglans regia isolate MS1-56 chromosome 8D, Jm3101_v1.0, whole genome shotgun sequence genomic sequence GGTCATTGTGACAAAATCCAACCTCTTGATGATCCTGTGACAACTCTTTCTCTAGCATACTAATTTCCTCCCCTAGAGAATTGAAGCAAAATTCCTCGGCGTCTCGAGGAGAGCACAAACTTTTGGCCTCACAGAGCCAGTTTCTGAGGAAGGAACACAAACGGCATTAGATATCTTCCTATTTAAGAGGGAACTTTTGACTAGTTTGAAgtataatttaacttttttattatagGGAAAAAAGCCTTTTGGTAATAGATATCAATACCTCATTCTGTCCCAGACAAATCCATTCTTTGGACCAGGCACATCAAGATTGTGGAACTCTCTCATCTTAGCAGCTATGAGAGCAGATATTTCAGGATCTCGGAGGTCAGCCGCAGATAATGTCTGAAAATcacaggaaaataaaaaaaactgttatcTAAAATGGTCTTCTGCAAAGATAAGCAATCGGTGGAGTAATAACACCGAGTCCTCAGTACAAATTTTCCCCAAGTAAAATTTTAACTCTATTGTAGCCATTTTCTTATCTTAATGTTATCTAGATGTATCTTAAATGTGTTCAGGAAGAAAAAAGCATCTAgtggaaggggaaaaaaaggcaattcaataaatacatataaacaagAGTTCAGACTCTCAAAAGCCATCACTAAACCACCAGAAAGGATGGCCAAGCCTTTTCAGCCCTGAGCGCTTGAGTATATTTTCCTTCACTGTGCCCCACTAATTCGATTCCAAAGGTGCATTTTTCATACTTTATCAAACAGTCATAATTACCCATCAAAGTAGAAACAAAGTAaggaaaacttaaaaaataggtaaaaagaGAAGTTTTCCTGATTAAAGCAGGTATAATGGGTCAACACAAGAAGATAATCATTGAAGCACACCTATTCTAATCCATCCCAATCCATCTTTCATAAACTAAAACTTCATTCAAAATAAGCACcatttttctcaaataacatGTAATCATAGCACATAGGCATCACAAATAAGACATAATCTCATAAGCATCCAAAATTCACATACCCTAGCATGAATGAACTCCTCAACCCGCCCATCCGGGAAGCGACCGAGAAGGCGAGGCCCCTGGCCGTGCTTTGAAATACACTCAAACGTCCTAATCTCATCGTCCCTGTTAAAGAAAACCTCCACTCCTTCACCATAAATCCTAACCAAGACCTTTCTAACAACCTCACCATTCTTTGTAGGCCAGTTTATCTGGTAAACCTCATTGGTCATTGCACCGCTCAATTGGATCACCTGCAACGCCTGCATATCATCCATCACGTCCCCCCAGTTTGCAGCCACCGATCGAAGCACTTTCTTTAGTTCCTCAGGGAGACAACCTTTGACAAACCCTTTTTCCTTTATGGCCATATCGCTTCCAACACCGTGAGCTAGCTAATTCCTACCAAGTTTAACCTTTTTCTCACCTATAACACAAACAGAGGAAATGATCATTTCTAAGcttgttaatatcaaatttaatcAACAGATTCAACATCTCATATTCTCAAGCAATAGGAAATGGAAGAAAACCTTAAGAACGGTGAAAACATACATAACAAAAAACGAAATTGGAATTGaaactcacccaaaaaaaaCTGTCCTTTGAATGAACAGAGAGTTTCAAGGGTGATGCTAGACTTGTTGCGAGCTTTTATTTAAACTCAGAAAGCGAATTCAACCGCCTTTGAAAGCTATGCTCTTTAAACAGTAAACAATACCCAGAATAAGATGCAatctatgatatatatatatatatatatatatttttttttttttctaatcagcCATGCatattattatagataaaatgaTACAAAGGGTGGGTCCTTTCCACTGTCAAGAAACAAAATGCATCTAGATAAAagatatacaataaaaaataaggtTGGTTGCTGCCTGCCATTTGGTGCGCATATCGATTTGCAGATCGATTAATTTTAGCTAGTTCCAGTGAAGAAGGAAGAGACGCTGAATGTCTTCAACAATCTATGATATTATTTGTATGTAATCAGCATAAGACCAAGAACGtgcttttgtttcctttctttgcaaaagaaagagaagagatgGCAATATAATATCTCAAGTGGATTAAAACTACCACGCATCATAGTTGAAACCTTTGAACAAAGCCAATAGGGAGTTACCACGTGTAGGAGACCAAGTACAAGGTGAAGCGTGTCAAAGATTCAAGattcttcttattattcttaCTTTCCTCTGGAACTGCGCTTAGAGATTCTGGGGCTGGCAAGATTACTGCGCCCAACTGAAACGGACTGATTCCAAACGGAAAATAAAGTCCTAAACCAATGGAAAAGTGACAACCGTGCTAAGCTTTTGCTTCTTCGACCTTAAGCAACGTAAATAGATCAAGGAAGTGAGAagctatatatgtgtgtgtttgtgtacTGTTGCTTCGTGCGCGTGGAGCTTGAGGACGTGTTCCACATGCGGATACAAAACGCGTTGAAACATACGCATTGAAAGATGCGCAAACAGTCAGTCTGCATTGTCGGCAGAGAAGATTTGTTACGTTCTTTCGTCGATCTTTTCTATtatcttttgatatatatttttttagaataatgttattgtgtctcattaattattttttttatcccttatatatttaattttttttaatttttttaataattaaggaagtaattattaatatatcagtatttttttatttttaaaaaatatttaaatatgtttaaaaaatatttaaaataaaaaataaaatatatataatttgcacTAAGCGACGAGAACAGAATAAACGGCAGAATACACAACTCATTTTTTATTCCAGTCTCTTTAAAGGCCTGTGAGAATGTTTTCTAAAGTGGGAGAGATTTTTGGGGAACTTATTAAAGAGAATGAGATATTAGGGGCCAAATATTTCTTTTGTCTACACTCTCTTAAgtgatattttatgtttgatggaTGCTATGATCAAACTTCAAAGGGATCAACTTTAGAAGTTTAAAAGAAAGTATTTCTCtcgttaaaaaattataccaaTTATTTTCTACGCCACGTAtcaatatgttatttgttatttttattcttctatttaaacacatatatttacatatttaaaaattttattactcatcatctcacacatcacgctttttttttattgctcctaaattaattgagttattctacttatcatctatacatcACTATTTGGTAagggaagaaaaattaaaaagtaaaaaaattatgtatagtgtgtggtgtagagatgatgagtaaaattttttcatatttaaaattttaaacacacttttggtgtgtggtgtgggaTAAGTAGTATTTCTCAACACcatttcacaatttaaaaaaaaaaaaaatcatttctagGTTTTCTATTATAtcattaacattttttaatattggtaTCAATCAAAGGTGTATTATGTTTACGGAAGTGATATCGTGAACAAAAGATTCCataagaataaactcaaaaactaATATGACTCCATATGATgtattaaatctactttacaataaaaaataatttacagtCTAACATAAcatatcaagtcacgtcaatttgagtttgtttttataaaatctctttgtaattaaagcatttcttttatttttattatatatatatatatcttattattcttttatactCACTAAGAAAACATGTCTCAGTTTTCTTTAAATGTAACAAAGACATTGTTTTTCAACTAGAGAATGGAGACAAAGAACCTCACAAAATCCTTGAAACGGGAATGATAGGGATGAGAAGTGGAGGTTGCAATTTGAggatttatctaaaattatttgatatttattcaTACATGAGAAATATTTAATGCGTCACATTAACTGATGCAACTGAAGATGGCAAATTCTACAATATAACAATATAGAAATAGAACTTTGGTTATCTACAGAAGATGCAAAGCATTTAGGACTTCATAGACTTTTAAGAGCATTAATGGAGAAGAGCATTTAATTTCTGTTTCTTTTATGAGGTAAAATATACTTTCATCTttaacaaaagtaaaaatatcaTGAGTTTGAAACCACAACTGCTCTTTTGGGCCCTACAAGATGTCTATGTTTTGAAAggttattatttttcattctccTCCGAAATAAGAAGCAAAGAAATCCTATAATAACAatcaaaataaagcaaatttcCAGATGGCCTTCCCAAAGAAAGCCTAAAAATTCCAGCCTTCTTTTATTGCCAGAGTCACATTCACAGCTACTTCGAAGTAGATTACCCTTAAGTGTGACTTCTGGATCAAGAACAAAATCCAGTGTCATTGCAGCTCCTTCCAACCAGATACGTGTGCTTCTGGATTTGTATCCAGGCACAGTGGCAATAACTGCAGTCAAACTCAATATATCAAAACCACAAACATGGAAATCGAATAAGCTATCTTGGAAGGAAAGGAAACATGAGAAATTTGCTGCTTATTTATATTAAGCAAACTGGCGAAAAGCAAAAACATATAGATGCCAACCCTTTTACTCAAGAAGTACTCAACAGAAGTcccttatctctctctctctctctctctctctctcacacatttcattttaaaatgtaGAGTCTGAAAGTGTGTGATCGTTAGCTCCTATGTAGTGGTCGAGAAGAAAATAGTTGACAACTTAGCGGAATGTTCTTTGACCACTGCAGTTCATTCCATTCATTTTCTCCCTCCAGTCCCCTCAGACTCGCACCAGGTGCATGCAAACAGAAAGGCAAACCCTCATACTCAGTAGAATCCTATCCTCCGATGAGGATGGTGCCACATTGTTTACAACTTCTCTTTGGTAGGAGATGAAAagaccataatatatatatatatatgccttcaTTCCGCATCCCCAATCATGATGAGGCCATGTTGTCAATAACTTATTTCAGTCGACTTTTTAGTCTTTATCATACAAAATGTGGCATTCCCCTTTTTCTAAtagattataatatttcaaaagttttccATGGGCTTCCTAGATTACCGCATAAATGAACTTTAAATCATGTAGTAAAGTATGATACCTTCATATCGCCCTCCTGGGGCAAGCAAACGATGGTAATCAGCAAAGGTTCTGCCTGCTTTGACCTGTCAATGAAGTTAAGGAGACACCAAAATACATGCTATGAAAAAGGAAGAACCCAACCAATGCTTTGTcaactaacaaataaaagtTCAGTGGATTGACCT encodes the following:
- the LOC121242567 gene encoding probable choline kinase 1, which codes for MAIKEKGFVKGCLPEELKKVLRSVAANWGDVMDDMQALQVIQLSGAMTNEVYQINWPTKNGEVVRKVLVRIYGEGVEVFFNRDDEIRTFECISKHGQGPRLLGRFPDGRVEEFIHARTLSAADLRDPEISALIAAKMREFHNLDVPGPKNGFVWDRMRNWLCEAKSLCSPRDAEEFCFNSLGEEISMLEKELSQDHQEVGFCHNDLQYGNIMMDEETRSITIIDYEYASYNPVAYDIANHFCEMAANYHSETPHILDYSQYPNLEERQRFVSIYLSSAGNLQSDTEVEQLVHDVEKYTLANHLFWGLWGVISDYVNKIDFDYMEYARQRFHQYWLRKPALLGYS